TTGACTACCTCTAGGCACATTATTTTGTCCAACTATATATACTTCAAGATAGTTCAAACGTGGCCATCAGGATACTGTGATGTTTTTATAGGAGCATGTCATAACATTACAATATCCTTGTAGCCATGTTTGAGCCATCTTGACATGAAAACATTTTCAATACGATATGTCTAGACTCTAGATGTACAAGGTGCACCCTAGGGACCGTCGTTATATACTTGAATATGCTTAAGAATAACTTCATGTGGATAACTTTCTGGTGAAAATTTAGTGCATTGTAGTTTAATCATGCAAAGTATGGCTGTCATAAAGAATTGCATCCAGATGATTTTTGGTTATGGTAGTTAGAACATGCAAGCAAGCCATATGCCTAATTAAGTTTATCTACCTTAgctaaaatattcaaaactaaaacagaaaagtCATACATGTTCGACTTTCATGAAGAACTCCGAACTTTGGCTTCCAAAGTCCCTATAACAAATTCATATTCAGGTACGGGAGAAATCGTAGCCAACTAGACAAATTTGTTGCAAGAGTCTTTCGGTGATTGAAAATGCTGTAGCCAATATCATTGCAAATGTGCTCCCAATAATTAGATGATCAAATGTCTGTAGAGCCTTTATCCCAATATTTAGATAATCATATGTAAACCCTGTCAAGGGAAGTTGACAATCAATTGGAGGTGAAGATGTAGCTCAACTGATTAAAGATTGCTTCTGTAGGAAATAGTCCCTGCCTGACATGAAGAAGGGAACTGCTATCGAATAAAAGCACTTTATTCTGATGTTCACAAAAATGGTGCAATTGACACTCTCATTAATGATGGAAGAACCTGTTGGCCActgtttcttcttttgttcAAGCAATTAATGACAAGCTTCAGTAGTTGCAACAGACCCTAAGACAGGCGAAGTGTAAAAAGGCAAAATGAAAACCAAGAGAAACAACTTGCATAGAGAGCTGATTTATCACTTTCAAAGCTCTATCAGAACTTAAAAGAGAAGCGGTTTTTTTGTTAGTCACCAGAAATTGAATGGTAATGCGCTGAGGAAATAAGGATTCATGAAAGTCTAAGCGTAAACTAGAATCCCGAATTTGGTTTAATTTACACCAAGAAATTAAAGAACCAATGGATcgaaaaaatttcaaaacctTTACCAACTAGGAATGCAGAGCAGGGACCAATCTGCAGAAaccaaatataactaaaatgaCAAGATATGATAGTAGATTTCTTACAGAACAGTGGAACCATAGAAAAGCATGATATACAACTACAGCTGGTgctaatcacttttttttttaataatcacTTTCGATTGTTTCATTGCAAAACAAACCAGTGAACAGGTATACGCTGTGTAATGGAGAGACTAGCATGGTTCGAAGTCTCGGCCGAGAccgagacgactcggccgagtcgtcaccgtctTGGCCCTTACCGATACGATATCGTGACGAAACGATACCGAAATACTTGACTCGCCGAGAAATCGGCCAAGTCGTCACCGCGACGgattgactcggccgagtcgtcaccgcgacggattgactcggccgagtcacacCGAGTCTCTCCGAGTTATCCCGAATCAAGACGAGAAATCAGCCTAGTCACACCGCGACGGATTGACTTGGCcgtttcttttgctattttttaattatttttatttagcatacttttttatattattaacaatttttacaatattaaatactttaaaatttgcgtctcaccgAGACCGCGACCGATATGCCGAAACCGATGTGAAACGTTCCAGGCCGCGATCGCGACCGCGACCGTGACTTTGAACCATGGAGACTAGTCCTGTGAACTACCAAGCCTAAGGACCAAAGAAATCGGATCATATCAAATTaagaaaattgcaaaataatcTACTAAGTTTCCAGTAAACAATCCCCAATGTCATACTCTCTCCGTGTCATGCTTTTCATTTTAATCTGTCCCAAAATGTTTGTCACATACCTAAaatggcaaatgaatttttctccttcttctaACCTTACCCTTCCTTCAAGCACTATCCTTAAATATGTGGGTCTAGCACAAGTTGTCATAAGACCGGGACGTGCTTTAAAGTGCGTGACTGGTGCTAATGGATGTTTGCTAGCGCGTGCAGTGCAACATAAGCAAAAAGTTAGTGTAGCTTTAATAATATAGTGAGCCCAGATTGTTGACTTGTTTGCATAAATTATTTGAATAACTTAACCACACCACTTATAGGCAAAGTTTGGGCAGTTTGGCAGGGACAATTTAGGAAGTGTCGATGGATATCTCTTCTTTTTGCCTAGTGTTGAAAAATACTCTAGTTCACACTTTTTGGGACGGAGGAAGTAATAGACAATGGTTCCTTTCAGCATTGAGACTAATCAAACTCTCAGTATAAGTTACAACGCTTAGGTAAGTTGGAAACCCATAGTTAGTTGGTCGCTCGTACATCTGATACTTccgaagctcttggccattgcGGAGATACCACGAGATCAACTCTCCATTCCTGATTTCTATAAACGGCTCCTCATCATTGTCCCAAAAGGATAATTGGCGATTGATTTCTGGTAGAGGTGCTATGGAAAATTTCTTGGTCCAAGAGTCCCCAACACCATATTCTTTCATCACCCAAACCTCGATTGAAGTATTACAATCATATGCCAGAGAAAAGAGTTTGGGATATCCTGATATGCTAGAGATAAGGGTAAGGGATTCTTCTAAGACAGTCACACTATTCTCGCCCCTACTACCATGGTTCAAGGACTCGGCCCTCTCGATACGATACTGGGATGATACGATTCTGAAATATTTGACTCACCGAGACGTCACAGTGTAGGATTGAAACGGTCGAGTCATACCGAATCACTACGAGTCATCCCGAGtcaatttgaatttttattatttctactaatttttaaattatttttatttatcatattttttacaatttttaaaatattaaaaatttcaaaaattcgaATATCGTCGAAACCACGACGGATATGGAACGGTCCAGACCGCGACCACAACTGCAACCGtgactttgaaccatgattGAGATACTCTATCTCTCGAAATACCTCATTGGTGATATTGAAACAAAGGATAGCATTCTGGATGGCCCAATATAACTATCCTTCAAATGAAACTGCAGCATATGGTTTCTTTTACAGACCTAATCGGAACAGTATCTAGGTCCCTCCAAGAATTGGTACTGAGATTGTAAACATCAGCTCTGACTACAAAAGCCTGATGTCCATATCTTTTATTAGGCGTCATTGTTACTAGCCTGATAACCTTGTAATCATTAGTGATAGGATCATACTCGAATCCTGAATGCTCGGGGATCTTACGACATCCAAGCGGGAAGCTTGATGAATTTGTGTAATACAgattacaaaaataaatatcaTCATGACGATGCATGATGCAAAAGATGCCATTAGCAGGGCCTGTTGCCCTGATGTAAGGTATGATTGAAAGTAGGAACCACCAAATCTGGGGCTATGACGACCAGCGATTCATTGTTAGAATGGAATGACAAGGCGTTTTTCGTTCAAGTCTTCCATGAAGCGCCTGATGAGGAGGTATTGTTATTGTTTGTTATTCTCTCTGTTGGCATGGCTAAGACGCTGAGCGATGAATTCAAGGCTTTTGATGAATGCACACCAGGATTTGTTAACACCCCTGAATCGGATCAATGATTTCACTAGCTATCTCAGTAGAATTTCTGTCGTCAAATCTGTAGGTAAATCCATAACGCTAATGATGTCCTCCATTTTGTAGCCTTTCATCTTGCTACGATAATTGCATAACAGAGTAGTGTTAGAATAGGTTTCGTATTTGGATTACAAATCAGTGTTTATATACGATTTCGCGGCCTTTTCACTAGTTAAGCAAGGCCACTGACGTTGGCGTTGCATTTAAAGTAAGAAAAGAAGGCTTGTTGTTCATTTCtattgaaaataacataaagaCCCATAAACTTCTTTAACGTtttaaatgtcaaaattaccaCTAATGCTTATTAAATGATCAGTttgcataattttttttggtgaGATCTACATACATCTACACTTTTGGCTACAGAGTTCTCTGTctataaaatttgaaaaaaaaaagttgtgaaATTATACctagaaaatagaaaacaagTCGAAAAGTAATAGATGAACTCCAAAACACAAAAGATTAATACTTCACACTCAAGAGGTAGTCAATAATTTATACTCATACAGCATATATAAAATTATCACCATTATAAATTTTATCCACTATCATTACCTCGACAACTTAGATTGATGTAAGAGGAGAGAAAgttgaacaaattgataaaagaaaatagagaaaGTTATTGACAAATGCTTAGACGGGCAATTTCACTTTATATAATAACTTCCTAGGTTTTTTTTATCTCCTTTCAttaactaattaaaaaaaataatagaatgcttggaaaaaaaaaatttttttggtgtcAATATTAGCTGTCAAGAAAACCCAAAAATCTGCTTTGTcactattttttattaaaaaaaaaattagttaccTCTCAGGTCCTTGTCCTGTTCTATTAAACCTTTCTGTCTTCATTctaaatcataactcactccgTTTGGTGACTATTCCCACAGAAATTTTCACTTGTCTTCATTCAGATGCAGGAAGAGTTGCCAAATTCTTTTCATACATACTAAAATTTCCTCCTTCTTTATGTCTATAAACAGAGCAAGAGACCTTGGCTTTTGCTTCCTTTACCATATACCAGGAACTCAGGAAGGCCCTTGCCTTGATAATTCCAAAAGACTACTACATGATTCCTTCTACCTTAAATAGTTTCTCTAAAGTAGAAAGTTACTAATTAGCTGTGCATACATCCTAGAACTGAATATAACAGCATACAAGCTTGAACTGacagaagaaaaaagaaaaaaaaaagttgtgtCAAACCATTATTCCACAAGAGCAAATAGAGAAAGTAAAAGAGGAAATAAACTAGCAAAACCAGTCAATAcaagggaattttttttcctttaacaAACTAGTCATTTCAATAGCTAGGCATTACAAACTAGGGTAGGGCAAAGCACGTGTCATTTCCATTGCCTCACTCGTACCAACAGCTAATGAATTTATCAGCCTTATAGGATTGCAACATTGCACAAGACAGAAAGCGGGTTGCATAACAGAGTAGCTAAATAAAAAATCTATTTGATAGTACTTACAAATCCATAGCTAGAAAGCCAGACCATGGCAGAATCAACAAAATGAAATAGCAATACTCACGGCAGGCAGAGAACCCTTGTCAAGAATAACTCTGATCTCAGTTGCTCTTCACAGAAATTAAATCCCATTGCTTACCCCTATTCAACTTCTCATGGATGATAAGCATACAGGCTTGCAAAATGTATTTTGACTCGTACAAAGAAATTCCAGCTGGCATGTCGATGATGTTTTTGGGAATGTCGATAGCTTCCTAACTGCATCCGACCAGTTTGAGAATCCATTATTCTGTGAAAAAATTAAGTTTATCTTCTCCAGTACTTGTCCATACTGCAGAAGATAGCTTAGCAAATCAAGTTCAAACTGCATCCCTTTGAAATTGAAAATATCCACTGTCCTGAGGTACTGAGCCAAGCAGATGGGCTGATTCTGCGTTACAGGAAACTTGGGCCATTGGCGAATATCGTTGTCTGGAAATTCCTATGCAAGTGTAATAGAAAACTTTGATatccaaacaagaaaaacaactCTAATATGCAAGTTAAGGTGAAACTTTGCATCTCCCATCCTAACTCACCATATCAAGAGCCAAAGTTTTTAGATTGGGTGTACTGTGAAGTAGGATTGGTACCAATTCCCAATGACAGTTATGGCGTGGCACTAGCTTCATATAGGTCAAATTTTGGAATTTGGGGATTGAACAGCCGGAATGAAGGAGACCCTTCATACAAGATATCAAAATATTAGACTCCTCAGAATTAGTTTCGGAATTTCTAACAATATTTGAAAAAGCTGAAGAAATAGAAAAAGCATGAAAGCTTACCTCCAAGCAAACAGTTAGAAGAGTAAAAGACTTGGTGTTAGCCATTGCATTCAGGAACTTAGACACATGAACCCCACATAAGCATGCATCATCTGTGTTTTGTAGAGTTACAGAGTAAGGAAACAAATAAGCTTTGACCAATGACTTCAGATTTTTCACCAATGGATCTCCATTTAAAAAATCAACATAGCACAGGTCCTCAAGATTTGGGGTATCAATGACAACTCGGAACGCACCGTAATAATTGAAAAATTCTAAGCTCTTCAGGGAAGGAGTTGAAATATCAAGAACTTAAATTCCATGCAATTGGCAACCACACATGTGCAGATGCTCAAGCTTAGGACAACCAGCAAGGATCTGTGGTATAGAACCATCATCCGTTAATTCTACTCCGAAAAGACGTAAGATCTTCAGATTTGGTAAATGAACTAACTTCGGCTTGATGATAATGGAGCTATCCAGGTTTAACCACTGAAGTGTTTTACAAGTGAAAAGTTCACTGGTTAAACATCTAGGATTGTCATATTTCATGAAAAGATTAAGCACCTGAACCTTATGCAAAAGCACAGCACATAACCACGCATTGATTACTGAACTTTCGAAAGTCGTTGTGCATTTGAGATGAAATTGAATTATGTCAGCATTTCGCAGCATAAGCACCCTATCTGTAAATCTTCTAAAACTGTCGCTTCTGATGTTGTCCTgcgattcttcttcttcttgagaaTGTACAGTGTCATCAAGTTTTATCACAGGAACAGACATGTAAAGGTATTTCCATCTGGTAGATAAAATGGAGGTTGCAACGACATATTTCATTGGCAGAAATGAAAGGATGTGGCATAAGACAGCATCTGGTAAAGCACTTAGTCTGTCATACTTTTGTCTTCTCCAATCTTCAGAATTTTTGAAACTCATACCTTCCAAAAGCAGCAAAAACACCTAGCACCAAGCAATTCAGAAGACCAAAGGTAGAGATAGAACATTAGATATTTAACAACAATCTTTTAGCGTAGACCTAAATGAGCAAAAATTGAATGTAAAATCAATACACCCTTAAACCGAAAAGATATCAAGCATATTACACAAATCCTACACATATGCGGGTAATATCCACCAGAACTACGATACCCTAAACTTCGAGGCAAACAACTCGAGAATCGATGAAGAATTAATTCATATCCCCATTCTAAGCAAACAACTCAACACTGAAAAAgctgaaaagaaaatgtaatAAGAAACTGTCAATAGGTATcttgggaggaaaacatctagtcactgtattatgagtgaccaactagtatttataagagtacaaacctaaccgactatttacaagaatacccttactaatatattatctacaagaatactaATATTCTCCTAACACTCCCCCTTaagttggagcatatatatcataagcacCCAACTTGTTACAAAGGTATTTCACCCTAGAGCCCCCTAAACTCTTGGTAAACAAATCAGCCAATTGATCTGCAGACGGTACATGAGATGTTTTGATGACTCCATCAAGTAATttctctcgaatgaaatgacaatcaacttcaatatatTTTGTCCTTTCATGAAACACTGGATTAGACGCAATATGGACAGCCGCCtgattatcacacactaaattcataggctatttatactcaaatccaatttcaagtaacatgcttttcaaccaaaccaactcacaCACAGTGTGAGCCATAACACGGTATTCAGATTCTGCACTTGATCTGGAGACAACTGTTTGCTTCTTACTCTTCCACGACACTAAATTaccaccaacaaacacacaatatCCTGTGGTCGATCTTCGATCTAAGGCAGAACCGGCCCAATCTGCATCACTTTATCCTTCAATATCAGTGTGTCCATGATTTTGATACAGCAACCCTTTTCCAAGAGCACCCTTAAGATACCTGAGAATCCGTATAACAGCATCCCAATGACTAGTACGAGAGgtatcaagaaattgactcacaaCACTCACTGCAAACGAAATGTCAGGTCTCGTTACAGTGAAATAATTTAACTTACCCACAAGTCTTCGATATTGCTTAGGATCATCAAGTAATGCTCCTTGATCTCTTGCTAATTTCACATTGGGATCCATAGGAGTATCCACAGGTCGGCAACCTAACATCCCAACTTCACTCAACATATCGAGTACATATTTcctttgacataaataaatcTCATATTTAGACCGAGCTACCTCAATACCCAGAAAATACTGTAAATGACCTAAATCCTTTGTCTGAAAGTTTGCCTGCagattggatttaagtttctggatccccacaacatcatcacctgtaatcacaatatcatccacataaacaactaataaaattttaccagcATTAGAATGCCCATAAAATACAGAGTGATCTACTCCACATCTCGTCAGACCGAACTCCATGACCACACTACTAAACCGGCCAAACCAAGCCCTtggagactgtttcaatccatataaggattttttcaaacgACAAACCAACTGCGAATTCTCCCCCTGAACAACAAATCCAGGAGGTTGTTCCATATATACCTCTTCTTCCAAATCTCCATgcagaaatgcatttttcacatccaactGATGCAATGGCCA
Above is a genomic segment from Coffea eugenioides isolate CCC68of chromosome 5, Ceug_1.0, whole genome shotgun sequence containing:
- the LOC113771473 gene encoding uncharacterized protein LOC113771473, with protein sequence MTPNKRYGHQAFVVRADVYNLSTNSWRDLDTVPIRIVSSQYRIERAESLNHGSRGENSVTVLEESLTLISSISGYPKLFSLAYDCNTSIEVWVMKEYGVGDSWTKKFSIAPLPEINRQLSFWDNDEEPFIEIRNGELISWYLRNGQELRKYQMYERPTNYGFPTYLSVVTYTESLISLNAERNHCLLLPPSQKV